The following are from one region of the Gammaproteobacteria bacterium genome:
- the mutS gene encoding DNA mismatch repair protein MutS yields the protein MNTAAHTPMMQQYLRIKSEHPHMLVFYRMGDFYELFFDDARKAARLLDITLTTRGQSAGEPIAMAGVPYHSADGYLARLVKLGESVAICEQIGDPATSKGPVERKVMRIVTPGTITDEALLDERRDNLLAALHQRGETFGLATLDITSGRFTILEVQGQNAALDELERIKPAELLVSEDSASRALLEGRRGVRYQPPWYFATDSATRLLTAQMGTRDLSGFGAEGLPAAIAAAGCLLQYARDTQRAALPHIQDIKVERREDAILLDAASRRNLELETNLLGGHDNTLSWVMDHTATAMGSRLLRRWINRPLRDHAVLRQRYHSISTLLDDNGHAALHTLLRGIGDIERILARVALKSARPRDLAHTREALGALPGLHDLLQDKDSPLLHALREQIGTHPEIHALLQRAIIETPPMLIRDGGVIAPGFDAELDELRGLSENAGQYLLDLEIRERERSGINTLKVSYNRVHGYYIEVTRAQSERVPDDYQRRQTLKGAERYITPELKAFEDKALSARDRSLAREKMLYEALLDDLLPHLPKLQATAAALAEVDVLTTLAERADTLNFSAPELLDTPLLHIEGGRHPVVEQTLNGPFVPNDIDLHDARRMLIITGPNMGGKSTYMRQTALITLLAHIGSFVPAKRAVFGPIDRIFTRIGASDDLAGGRSTFMVEMTETANILHNATEHSLVLMDEIGRGTSTFDGLSLAWACAEHLARKVRAFALFATHYFELTELPSRIDSTANAHLDAVEHGDSIVFLHAVKDGPANQSYGLQVAALAGVPRTVIEQAKRRLKELENGSIQRPTTLPEQQISLFPPAVDHPVVDELNTINPDNLSPKQALETLYRLKDLLKD from the coding sequence ATGAATACCGCCGCCCACACGCCGATGATGCAGCAATATCTGCGCATCAAGAGCGAACACCCCCACATGCTGGTGTTCTACCGCATGGGGGATTTTTACGAGCTGTTCTTCGACGATGCGCGCAAGGCGGCGCGGCTGCTCGACATCACCCTCACCACACGCGGCCAGTCGGCGGGAGAACCCATCGCCATGGCGGGCGTGCCGTATCACTCTGCGGACGGCTATCTGGCGCGGCTGGTGAAACTCGGCGAGTCGGTGGCGATCTGCGAACAAATCGGCGACCCGGCGACCTCCAAGGGGCCGGTAGAGCGCAAGGTGATGCGCATCGTCACGCCCGGCACCATCACCGACGAGGCGCTGCTGGATGAACGCCGCGACAACCTGCTCGCCGCCCTGCACCAGCGCGGCGAGACGTTCGGCCTTGCCACGCTCGACATCACAAGCGGGCGCTTCACCATTCTGGAAGTGCAGGGACAAAATGCCGCACTTGATGAGCTGGAGAGAATCAAACCCGCCGAATTACTGGTAAGCGAGGACTCCGCCAGCCGCGCGCTACTCGAAGGCCGCCGTGGCGTGCGCTACCAGCCGCCCTGGTATTTCGCAACAGACAGCGCCACGCGCCTACTCACGGCGCAGATGGGTACTCGCGATCTATCCGGCTTCGGCGCGGAAGGCCTGCCTGCCGCAATTGCCGCAGCGGGTTGCCTGCTGCAATACGCGCGTGACACGCAACGCGCCGCGCTACCGCACATCCAGGACATCAAGGTGGAACGGCGCGAGGACGCCATCCTGCTCGACGCCGCCAGCCGCCGCAATCTGGAGCTGGAAACCAACCTGCTGGGCGGTCACGACAACACCCTGAGCTGGGTCATGGACCACACCGCCACAGCAATGGGCAGCCGTTTGCTGCGGCGCTGGATCAATCGCCCACTGCGTGATCACGCCGTATTGCGCCAGCGCTATCACAGTATCAGCACCCTGCTTGATGATAACGGTCACGCCGCCCTCCATACCCTGTTGCGTGGTATCGGCGACATCGAACGTATTCTGGCGCGCGTAGCGCTCAAATCGGCGCGCCCGCGCGACCTGGCGCACACACGCGAGGCGCTGGGCGCGCTGCCCGGCCTGCACGATCTATTGCAAGACAAAGACTCGCCGCTGCTGCATGCGCTGCGCGAACAGATCGGCACACATCCTGAGATCCACGCACTGTTGCAGCGTGCCATCATCGAAACACCGCCAATGCTGATCCGCGACGGCGGTGTAATCGCACCCGGCTTTGACGCCGAACTGGACGAATTGCGGGGCTTGAGCGAAAACGCCGGACAGTATCTGCTTGACCTTGAGATTCGCGAGCGTGAACGCAGCGGCATCAACACCCTCAAGGTCAGCTACAACCGCGTGCATGGCTACTATATTGAGGTCACCCGCGCGCAATCCGAGCGTGTGCCCGACGACTACCAGCGCCGCCAGACCCTGAAAGGTGCGGAGCGCTACATCACCCCGGAATTGAAGGCGTTCGAGGACAAGGCACTCAGCGCACGCGACCGGTCTCTGGCGCGAGAGAAAATGCTCTACGAGGCGCTGCTGGATGACCTGCTGCCACATCTGCCGAAGTTACAGGCCACGGCAGCGGCACTTGCCGAGGTGGATGTACTGACCACCCTGGCCGAGCGCGCCGACACATTGAACTTCAGCGCGCCAGAGCTGCTGGACACGCCCCTGCTGCACATCGAAGGTGGACGCCACCCGGTTGTGGAACAGACTCTGAATGGCCCGTTCGTCCCCAACGACATCGACCTGCACGACGCGCGGCGTATGCTCATCATCACCGGCCCCAACATGGGCGGCAAATCCACTTACATGCGCCAGACAGCGCTGATCACCCTGCTCGCCCACATCGGCAGCTTCGTGCCCGCCAAGCGCGCCGTGTTCGGCCCCATTGATCGCATCTTTACCCGCATCGGCGCCTCGGATGACCTGGCAGGCGGGCGCTCAACCTTCATGGTGGAAATGACCGAAACCGCCAATATTCTGCACAACGCCACCGAACACAGCCTGGTGCTGATGGATGAGATCGGACGCGGCACCAGCACCTTCGACGGCCTGTCGCTGGCCTGGGCCTGCGCCGAGCACTTGGCGCGCAAGGTGCGCGCCTTCGCCCTGTTCGCCACCCACTATTTCGAGCTCACCGAGTTGCCCAGCCGCATCGACAGCACCGCCAACGCCCACCTCGACGCCGTCGAACACGGCGACAGCATCGTGTTCCTGCACGCGGTAAAAGACGGCCCTGCCAACCAGAGCTACGGCCTGCAAGTTGCGGCCCTGGCCGGCGTACCGCGCACCGTCATCGAACAGGCCAAACGGCGGTTGAAAGAATTGGAGAACGGCAGCATCCAGCGCCCAACGACCTTGCCCGAACAACAGATTTCGCTATTCCCACCGGCAGTCGATCATCCGGTGGTGGATGAGTTGAACACAATCAACCCCGACAATCTCAGTCCAAAACAGGCATTGGAGACGTTGTACCGGCTTAAGGATTTACTGAAAGATTGA
- a CDS encoding LPP20 family lipoprotein yields MKLLLTIIFSATVWLLGGCATQPTQSAQPDWVVGESAKYKSAQYLIGRGQASTMEEAKDRARADLAKIFQVAVAVDSEDVQSFKSDAAGGAGQYAGESSRRITTRTDQIVRGIQIAEIWQDPVSKNQHVLAILPRLQAAAALRQQINQLDDATQGSVDQSNKNSDLFIKIAAASKAVASQLEREGLQKALQVVDITGRGLESKFNSGRLKADMDDLLKRVRVAPRVLEGSVPGLDEVVAGALSQAGFMIDTGEKPDFLLKASLQLTDLGLKQGWYWQRGNLEVSMSEAATGRVLGTQRWPIKGSATDKESAIRRALDEADAVLKKELGATIIGMATSK; encoded by the coding sequence ATGAAATTATTACTAACCATTATATTTTCAGCCACGGTCTGGTTGTTGGGTGGCTGTGCCACCCAGCCGACCCAATCGGCCCAGCCGGATTGGGTTGTCGGCGAAAGTGCCAAATACAAGAGCGCCCAATATTTGATTGGGCGGGGTCAGGCTTCTACGATGGAAGAGGCTAAAGATCGTGCCCGCGCTGACTTGGCCAAGATTTTCCAGGTGGCGGTAGCGGTGGATAGCGAGGATGTGCAAAGCTTCAAGAGTGATGCTGCAGGTGGAGCAGGGCAGTATGCTGGAGAATCTTCGCGTCGTATCACCACCCGTACTGATCAGATTGTCAGAGGCATACAGATCGCGGAAATCTGGCAGGACCCCGTCAGCAAGAATCAGCATGTGCTGGCAATACTGCCTCGCTTGCAGGCTGCCGCTGCTTTGAGGCAACAGATTAATCAACTGGATGATGCGACACAAGGCAGCGTTGACCAGTCAAATAAAAATTCCGATCTGTTTATTAAAATTGCAGCCGCCAGCAAAGCGGTAGCGTCACAATTGGAGCGCGAGGGATTGCAGAAAGCGCTGCAAGTGGTAGACATAACGGGGCGTGGTTTAGAGTCCAAATTCAACAGCGGCAGACTTAAGGCCGATATGGACGATTTGTTAAAGCGTGTGCGGGTAGCGCCAAGGGTGTTGGAGGGTTCCGTCCCAGGGCTGGATGAGGTGGTGGCAGGTGCATTGTCTCAGGCCGGCTTCATGATCGACACCGGAGAAAAGCCAGATTTTCTACTTAAAGCAAGCCTTCAACTGACGGACCTTGGACTCAAGCAAGGTTGGTACTGGCAACGCGGCAATCTGGAAGTTTCCATGTCAGAGGCTGCCACCGGGCGTGTACTTGGCACACAACGCTGGCCTATCAAGGGCTCTGCAACAGACAAGGAAAGTGCAATCAGACGCGCTCTGGATGAGGCGGACGCTGTTCTGAAAAAGGAGTTAGGCGCTACGATTATTGGAATGGCTACGAGCAAGTAG
- a CDS encoding penicillin-binding protein activator LpoB, with protein sequence MRFPSLLNNKVAVLIVLALSLGGCSTAVTRMDSGEVKDLSGAWNDTDSQMVAKEMMDDVMNRAWIGEFKGDKKRKPAVIVGEIRNLSHEHINVSTFVQELQRNMINDGKVKFVASSTEREEVRSERADQDINASEDTRKAMGKEKGADFMLKGTINTIIDTSGKDQVRFYQVNLTLISLIDNEIVWNGEKKIKKFVARSRLRF encoded by the coding sequence ATGCGTTTCCCATCACTTTTAAACAACAAGGTAGCGGTATTGATTGTTCTGGCGTTGTCATTGGGCGGGTGCTCCACAGCGGTTACACGCATGGATTCCGGGGAGGTTAAGGATCTTAGCGGTGCGTGGAACGACACGGACTCTCAGATGGTTGCGAAAGAGATGATGGATGACGTAATGAATCGTGCCTGGATAGGCGAGTTCAAGGGCGACAAAAAGCGCAAGCCAGCGGTAATTGTGGGTGAGATACGTAACCTGAGCCATGAGCACATCAACGTAAGCACCTTCGTGCAAGAGTTGCAGCGAAACATGATCAATGACGGGAAAGTTAAATTTGTTGCATCCTCCACCGAGCGCGAGGAAGTGCGTAGTGAGCGGGCTGACCAGGATATCAATGCCAGTGAAGATACCCGCAAAGCAATGGGCAAGGAGAAGGGTGCCGACTTTATGCTGAAGGGTACTATCAACACCATTATTGATACCAGCGGTAAAGATCAGGTACGTTTTTACCAGGTAAACTTGACCCTGATTAGCTTGATCGACAATGAGATAGTCTGGAACGGCGAAAAGAAAATAAAGAAATTTGTTGCGCGTAGCCGCCTCCGGTTCTAA
- a CDS encoding LPP20 family lipoprotein, translating to MNNLGCFKKWFSLVVLTIVISGCASEPTQVESDLGIKGAPDWVNEGSNILSTKDGRLFHGVGSASQMGDMALQKSVADDRARAEVARVLSSYLDVVSNDYMASAKSGDTGVNEEAVSRQIKNTTKVNMAGARIIGSWRDPKSNTIWSVAELDMKHVKSTMAGVNDMNVDLKRYIATTADNIFDRIAKEKK from the coding sequence ATGAACAATCTTGGTTGTTTTAAGAAATGGTTTTCGTTGGTGGTGTTGACGATTGTAATTTCTGGTTGTGCCAGCGAACCCACGCAAGTTGAAAGTGATTTAGGCATCAAGGGCGCTCCAGATTGGGTGAATGAGGGCAGCAATATTTTGAGCACCAAGGACGGACGGCTGTTCCATGGCGTTGGCTCCGCTTCGCAAATGGGCGATATGGCGCTGCAGAAATCAGTCGCAGACGATAGGGCAAGAGCTGAAGTCGCGCGTGTACTTTCATCTTATCTGGATGTGGTTTCAAATGACTACATGGCATCCGCAAAGTCGGGCGATACCGGTGTGAATGAAGAGGCCGTGTCGCGCCAGATTAAAAATACTACCAAGGTTAACATGGCAGGCGCCAGAATTATTGGCAGTTGGCGCGACCCTAAATCGAACACGATATGGTCGGTTGCCGAGCTGGATATGAAGCATGTAAAGAGCACTATGGCGGGAGTAAACGACATGAATGTTGATTTGAAACGTTACATCGCAACCACTGCGGACAATATTTTCGATCGCATTGCAAAGGAGAAAAAATAA
- a CDS encoding XRE family transcriptional regulator — protein sequence MSDKRFSSAWETIADTPEEAENMKLRSALMMALKDHITRAGLSQSQAAKLFGVTQPSVSDLMRGKIGLFAIDALTNMVATAGMHFEMRALEAA from the coding sequence ATAAGCGATAAGCGATTTTCCAGCGCGTGGGAAACGATTGCCGACACGCCCGAGGAAGCGGAAAACATGAAGCTCCGCTCAGCCTTGATGATGGCTTTGAAAGATCACATCACCCGCGCCGGCCTGAGCCAGTCGCAGGCCGCCAAGCTGTTCGGCGTCACGCAACCGAGCGTCTCCGATCTCATGCGCGGCAAGATCGGCCTGTTTGCCATTGATGCCCTGACCAACATGGTGGCCACCGCTGGCATGCACTTTGAAATGCGCGCACTGGAAGCCGCGTAG
- a CDS encoding IS4 family transposase, whose amino-acid sequence MYSGQLVFAQLMEHLPLHTFRRCVQRYPSKYPTKTFSHLDQFLCMAFAQLTYRESLRDIETCLRAHQAKLYHLGIRGNIAKSTLADANEQRDCRIYADFAMSLIQTARKLYASDSFAVELEQTVYALDTTTIDLCLSVFPWARFRSTKAAVKMHTLLDLRGNIPTFIHISDGKMHEVNVLDILIPEAGSFYIMDRGFTDFARWFTLHQAQAFFVIRGKSNLLFRRVYSRTVDKSTGLRCDQTIALTARKASKDYPQHLRRIKFYDAEHDRFLVFLTNNFDLPALTIAQLYRCRWQVELFFKWIKQHLRIKRFYGTTENAVKTQIWIAIAVYVVVAIVKKRLNTEASLYTILQILSLTLFEKTPLDQLLKNAETQMSMQKDNNQLNLFN is encoded by the coding sequence ATGTATTCAGGCCAGTTGGTGTTCGCACAACTCATGGAGCATTTGCCCCTTCACACATTCCGTCGCTGCGTGCAGCGCTACCCTTCCAAATATCCCACCAAGACTTTTTCGCATCTCGATCAATTTCTCTGCATGGCGTTCGCGCAGCTGACTTACCGCGAAAGCCTGCGCGACATCGAAACCTGTCTGCGCGCCCACCAAGCCAAGCTCTATCACTTGGGCATACGAGGCAACATCGCCAAGAGCACGCTGGCCGATGCCAACGAGCAACGCGACTGTCGCATCTACGCGGATTTCGCGATGAGCTTAATCCAGACCGCCAGAAAGCTTTACGCCAGCGACAGCTTTGCGGTCGAACTGGAACAGACGGTCTACGCACTCGATACCACGACCATCGACCTGTGCTTGAGCGTCTTTCCGTGGGCACGCTTCCGCTCCACCAAAGCTGCCGTCAAGATGCATACGCTGCTCGACCTGCGCGGCAACATTCCAACCTTCATCCACATCAGCGATGGCAAGATGCACGAGGTCAATGTGCTCGATATCCTGATACCCGAAGCCGGCAGCTTTTACATCATGGATCGTGGCTTCACCGACTTCGCTCGCTGGTTCACCCTGCATCAAGCACAGGCGTTCTTTGTCATCCGTGGCAAATCCAATCTGCTCTTTCGTCGCGTCTACTCTCGCACCGTGGACAAGTCCACTGGACTGCGCTGCGACCAGACCATTGCATTGACTGCTCGCAAGGCCAGCAAGGATTACCCGCAGCACCTGCGACGCATCAAGTTCTACGATGCCGAACACGACAGGTTTCTGGTCTTTCTGACCAACAACTTCGACCTGCCTGCGCTGACCATCGCTCAGCTTTATCGTTGCCGCTGGCAGGTCGAGCTATTCTTCAAGTGGATCAAACAGCATCTTCGAATCAAGCGGTTCTATGGCACCACCGAGAATGCAGTCAAGACGCAAATATGGATCGCCATCGCGGTTTACGTCGTGGTCGCCATCGTGAAAAAGCGGCTCAATACCGAGGCTTCGCTTTACACAATCCTACAGATTTTGAGCCTGACTCTTTTCGAGAAAACGCCACTCGATCAATTACTTAAAAATGCGGAGACGCAAATGAGCATGCAGAAAGACAATAACCAATTGAATCTATTCAATTAA
- a CDS encoding type II toxin-antitoxin system VapC family toxin, translating into MKITVDTNVLIRAVVRDDPAQASVAAKVLTDAGLIAVALPCLCEFVWVLLRVYEFQPSDAATAIRALLAVANVEVNRPAVEAGLSVLEAGGDFADGVIAYEGSWLGGETFVSFDKKAVALLTAQGQSARLL; encoded by the coding sequence ATGAAGATCACTGTTGATACCAACGTCCTTATTCGTGCTGTCGTGCGTGACGACCCAGCGCAAGCGAGCGTCGCCGCCAAGGTCTTGACCGATGCTGGATTAATTGCGGTCGCGCTGCCGTGCCTGTGCGAATTTGTGTGGGTGCTGCTCCGGGTCTACGAATTCCAACCCTCCGACGCGGCCACCGCGATCCGCGCACTACTTGCCGTCGCCAACGTGGAAGTGAACAGACCGGCCGTGGAGGCTGGCCTGTCGGTGCTCGAAGCGGGCGGGGATTTCGCCGATGGCGTCATTGCCTACGAGGGGAGCTGGCTCGGCGGGGAAACCTTCGTTTCCTTCGACAAAAAGGCGGTTGCGCTTCTCACGGCGCAAGGTCAATCAGCGCGCCTTTTGTGA
- a CDS encoding AbrB/MazE/SpoVT family DNA-binding domain-containing protein, producing the protein MTTLTVTARGQVTFRKDVLQHLGIKPGEKIELDLLPDGRGILKAFRPTGTIDGFVGLLAGRTKKVATLEEINEATAQGWAGKE; encoded by the coding sequence ATGACCACATTGACTGTTACCGCACGGGGACAAGTGACGTTTAGAAAAGACGTGCTGCAACACCTCGGCATCAAGCCGGGCGAAAAGATCGAGCTGGATTTGCTGCCAGATGGCAGGGGTATACTTAAAGCATTCCGGCCTACTGGAACGATTGATGGCTTCGTCGGACTGCTCGCGGGCCGGACAAAAAAAGTCGCCACCCTTGAAGAAATCAACGAGGCGACCGCGCAAGGTTGGGCTGGTAAAGAATGA
- a CDS encoding nucleotide-binding protein, protein MTKRRVFLAYCSKKQKIAQALQESLQHDYEVVHWQDADWSGGVLLDNIIDSIESCQYGIAMLSCDDEIRTGSDTYWTPRDNVTMELGFFLSHFGKARTAIVSVTEPNGELPKFPTDLDGWLYLETQEPLTSAVVDKIRKRFESKGANIIPSLAPQSASGRGFNVLTMADARDHWGKFEGKFFSLNPSWTMEAIDSEWLKLHFDRYQNPNFTEAHYIVDIDRGRNISATQDPGVGQTRSIDVNRDLLGISRFIKRLRKKYPDVNHNLEEKMKVYVCPGVKSEMATFVSEHQNQERAFIFVPCLNQKTVLEARFPEHVQRLREHVSIFMTGREYFKPSEVELLCSRIIAQ, encoded by the coding sequence ATGACGAAACGTCGCGTATTCCTGGCCTACTGCTCAAAGAAGCAGAAGATTGCTCAGGCACTACAGGAGAGCCTTCAGCATGACTATGAGGTGGTACATTGGCAGGACGCAGACTGGAGTGGTGGCGTTCTTCTAGATAATATTATTGACTCAATTGAATCATGTCAGTATGGCATCGCAATGCTCTCGTGCGACGACGAAATTCGCACCGGCTCCGATACTTATTGGACGCCTCGCGATAACGTCACAATGGAGCTGGGTTTCTTTCTTAGTCATTTTGGAAAGGCGAGGACGGCAATTGTAAGCGTCACAGAACCTAACGGAGAATTGCCAAAATTTCCAACCGATCTTGACGGGTGGTTATATCTAGAAACCCAAGAACCATTGACAAGTGCTGTTGTGGATAAGATTCGCAAGAGATTCGAGAGCAAGGGTGCGAATATTATCCCCTCGCTCGCGCCTCAAAGCGCAAGCGGACGTGGATTCAACGTGCTCACAATGGCCGATGCACGGGATCACTGGGGAAAATTTGAGGGTAAATTCTTCTCCCTCAACCCATCTTGGACGATGGAAGCAATAGACTCGGAATGGCTCAAGCTTCATTTCGACCGATATCAGAATCCTAATTTCACTGAAGCTCATTACATTGTTGACATCGATAGGGGGCGTAATATATCAGCCACTCAAGATCCAGGCGTCGGTCAAACAAGAAGTATTGATGTAAACCGCGATCTTCTTGGGATCTCGCGCTTCATTAAACGGTTGCGCAAGAAGTATCCCGATGTGAACCACAATCTCGAGGAGAAGATGAAAGTGTATGTCTGCCCAGGCGTGAAATCTGAGATGGCTACTTTCGTTTCTGAGCACCAAAATCAAGAGCGCGCATTTATATTCGTGCCGTGCCTAAACCAAAAGACAGTCCTTGAGGCGAGGTTTCCCGAACACGTGCAACGACTTCGTGAACATGTGAGCATTTTCATGACCGGACGCGAATACTTTAAGCCAAGTGAAGTTGAACTACTCTGCAGCCGAATCATTGCCCAGTAA
- a CDS encoding radical SAM protein, with product MRRVLTRVQQIPTALLDASDLSETESAYRFRVPTQYLDLIDFDDPNDPIRKLVIPDIRELRPVESLDPTKEAQSTVAPGLQHKFPDTGLLLCTTNCAAYCRFCFRKRLFQPSSQEVPHEFSPALLYIAEHPEITNVILSGGDALAMKTSQLINLLNRIADIASVRVIRIGSKTPAFDPARILRDSTLIQGLEAISERGKQLYLMAHFDHPREVTREAKQSVKLLARTGLACLNQCPLLRGVNTDNGVLGNLFEQMEFIGCPQYYVFHCRPTDGNEHFMLPLDEAFSIFERESHVGSGLSKTARYCITHPTGKIQVLALEGSRVLLKYLQACDTERTGRTFWHPVSEVMDLV from the coding sequence ATGCGGCGAGTCCTGACACGTGTCCAGCAGATTCCCACAGCGCTTTTGGATGCCAGTGATCTAAGCGAGACAGAAAGCGCTTACCGGTTTCGTGTGCCTACGCAATACTTAGACCTGATTGACTTTGACGACCCAAACGATCCAATTCGAAAACTAGTCATACCGGATATTCGCGAGCTGCGACCGGTGGAGAGCCTTGACCCCACCAAAGAGGCTCAATCAACGGTTGCGCCGGGTCTCCAACACAAATTTCCTGACACTGGCCTTTTGCTTTGCACCACGAACTGCGCTGCTTACTGCAGATTTTGCTTTCGAAAGCGTCTTTTTCAGCCAAGCAGTCAGGAGGTTCCGCACGAATTCTCCCCCGCTCTTCTTTACATTGCTGAGCATCCCGAGATCACAAATGTCATACTCTCGGGAGGTGATGCTCTTGCGATGAAGACGTCTCAGCTCATTAATTTGCTGAATCGCATTGCCGATATTGCCAGTGTTAGGGTGATTCGCATTGGAAGCAAGACACCTGCGTTTGACCCAGCCAGAATCTTGCGAGATAGCACCCTCATCCAAGGATTGGAGGCAATTTCGGAGCGTGGCAAGCAGTTATACCTCATGGCCCACTTTGATCATCCTCGCGAGGTCACTAGGGAGGCAAAGCAGTCAGTCAAACTATTGGCGCGAACGGGCTTGGCCTGCCTCAATCAATGTCCGCTATTGCGAGGCGTCAATACCGATAATGGGGTCCTCGGCAACCTCTTCGAACAGATGGAGTTCATTGGGTGCCCTCAATATTATGTCTTTCACTGTCGACCAACCGACGGTAATGAACACTTCATGCTTCCTCTAGATGAGGCGTTTTCAATTTTTGAGCGGGAAAGCCACGTGGGCTCTGGTTTGTCAAAGACCGCCAGATACTGCATCACGCACCCAACCGGGAAAATTCAAGTGCTCGCATTAGAAGGGTCGCGAGTCCTGCTGAAATACCTGCAGGCCTGCGACACGGAACGAACGGGCCGAACATTCTGGCACCCAGTTTCAGAGGTGATGGATTTAGTTTAA
- a CDS encoding GNAT family N-acetyltransferase translates to MKTAATVTLRPARSEDEAFLFEIYASTRQEDFASLPWDKQQRDIFLRLQFSAQQKSYESRYPRSGHSIVMLDQRPVGRIWVEKGDEEFRIIDIAFLPEHRSLGIGTLLLQQLLAEAGRAGKPLRLTVLKCNARAVMLYQRLGFSVLHDDGICISMTSGEPSINLPAL, encoded by the coding sequence ATGAAAACCGCCGCGACTGTAACGCTTCGTCCTGCTCGTTCGGAGGATGAGGCGTTCCTGTTCGAGATATATGCCAGCACGCGACAAGAAGATTTTGCGTCTCTGCCCTGGGACAAACAACAGCGGGATATATTTCTCAGGTTGCAGTTCAGCGCCCAGCAAAAAAGCTACGAATCGCGCTATCCGCGATCCGGGCATAGCATCGTCATGCTGGATCAACGTCCTGTTGGAAGGATCTGGGTGGAGAAGGGCGACGAGGAATTCCGAATCATCGATATTGCGTTCCTTCCGGAACACCGGAGCTTGGGTATCGGAACGCTACTGCTCCAGCAGCTATTGGCAGAGGCCGGACGGGCGGGTAAGCCGCTGCGGCTTACGGTGCTGAAATGCAATGCTCGAGCAGTGATGCTCTATCAGAGGCTCGGTTTCTCAGTCCTCCATGACGATGGTATTTGTATCTCCATGACAAGTGGTGAACCAAGTATCAACTTACCGGCCTTGTAA
- a CDS encoding tail fiber protein produces the protein MSDPFIGQLLLVPYNFAPQGWAMCNGQLLSIAQNTALFSLLGTTYGGDGQTTFALPDLRGRVPLSSGQGPGLNNYTLGEAGGAESITLTAPQMPQHTHSANANAGDPTDTAPTNNVPAGGSTGSYNAAANTVMSAGMIGPAGGSQPHENRQPYLTLNWIIALEGIYPSRN, from the coding sequence ATGAGTGATCCATTTATCGGGCAATTACTGTTGGTGCCGTACAATTTTGCGCCGCAGGGCTGGGCAATGTGCAATGGGCAGTTGCTTTCCATAGCGCAAAACACTGCCCTGTTTTCGCTACTCGGCACCACGTACGGTGGTGATGGTCAAACGACCTTTGCCCTGCCTGACCTGCGCGGCCGCGTCCCGCTTTCGTCGGGACAGGGGCCGGGCCTGAACAACTACACCCTTGGTGAAGCAGGCGGCGCGGAAAGCATCACCCTGACGGCGCCCCAGATGCCGCAGCACACACATTCCGCAAACGCCAACGCCGGCGATCCCACCGATACGGCTCCGACGAACAACGTACCGGCTGGGGGCAGCACCGGATCATACAACGCCGCCGCGAACACGGTAATGTCCGCCGGCATGATCGGACCTGCAGGAGGCAGCCAGCCGCATGAAAACCGGCAACCCTACCTGACGCTCAACTGGATCATCGCACTGGAGGGGATCTATCCGTCCAGGAATTAG